In Mytilus trossulus isolate FHL-02 chromosome 10, PNRI_Mtr1.1.1.hap1, whole genome shotgun sequence, the DNA window atgtcaTTAAACTATTGTCTTTTATTGGCAGCCTGAATGTATCAGAATTATTCTTTTGCTATATAAATGTCTATTGGTAATATCTTTGTTTATAAGAAATGTCTTATAAGAAGTTCCTagttaaaagtacattttgatTTAGGAACTATTGTGACAAGACAATGGAAATCCATAaaacaaagagaaaacaaattttagaaCTTCTAATTCAAGacgttttctttcattttaagaaaaatctaaaaataagttttgattttcgaGGAGCTTTagttaaattattataaatattatgctGCCTTCCATACAAAAATGACAGAAGATCtgcatttaaaaatttgtacTGTCCTGAGATAAAATATACTCAATctacaaacaaaacacacacaaattaCTTCTACCATTACCAGATAATGAAACCATTTTTGGTAAATCTTGAAACATAGTGCAATGCAGCTTGGTAAATGCACCAACAAAAGTTGCATAACAAAACCACTAAAATATGTATCAGTGGTTTTAGTGCAACCTGAACCtataatctatatttttttgtgttttgttggtCAAAGTGAATGTtgatatatatgtgtttttataGTGGCTGTCTAAACAGAAATTATAACCTTTGCATCCccaaattcatttatttcttaCATCTAGGTTTAACTCTTGCTTTCTCAGTATATCTGCCTTCgtttacaataataataaaagtaaatttcaatacatttaaaaactaGTGGAATATCTGgcaataaatttcaaacaaaaaccCCTGTCTAGTCTCTCTGTTTTGTTGTGtcaaagtttgatttatttgagTTATTCGAATGTGCCTATTTCTCCTTGTAATAATGGTAATATAAAAGATAACACTTTATAGAAATAGATAtgttctaagtcaggagcctctggcctttattagtcttgtatgatatctaattttagtttcttgtgtatatttctgagtttagtatgacattcattatcactgaaccagtatacatttttgtttaggggccagctcaAGCATGTCTCTGGATGATGGAGTTACaggctacattgaagacccagtgtactgctctttggtcgagttgttgtctcttgacacattcccgatttccattctcaattttattaaagttgTTTACTATTGTTAATGCCTGTTACCCTCAATACCCATAGTATCAGGTCCTCAAAcatcaaaaaagttatatttattcTACACAGTTACTATGAAAAAATGTCTACATAGTTCTATGTCACACAAAAAACAGATTTTCTACTGAGAATAGTTTCACATAAAAGTTCAAATTCAAACATCAACTGACTACAAAAGATCATAAAAATACTACTCAGGTCCATGCAATTAATAAACACAATCAGTAACAGTAAGTCAGAAGTTTAAAAACCACAACCTCCAGAGATAAGAGAAACTAATTTTCTTTTGTACTTAAACACAATCcctaaaaaataatgtaatctAAAATATAACTCAAGGGTCAATCCTACCATGGCACAGATTCTAACGATCTCACCTTTTTCTTAGATTTTGGTCCATCTTCATCTATAAAATCCACCTGGAGGTGGCGCCATAAATGAAAGATGAACATGTTTCAGATAGAAATCAACAAACGCAATGTTTCACTTGAAACAGAGATTTCAAcatgtattttgataaaaaaaatcttgacaaAGTTGACCAGAATGCAAGCAAAATTGCTAAACATTTGGATGATAATTatgaatacaatgtataaaaatatgggtgagaaataaatatttaagcaAACACTATGCTCACAACTTGTCTAGAATGATTATTTCAAAGCTTGACTTAATTTATGGATACTTGCCTATCATCCTGGTCTTCAAAGATCATACCTATCtttcatatttaatttcatagtGTTTTATGTATTACAGTTTAGCTAACTTAACTCAATTTTGTTAGTCATGTAAAGAACCAATTTGTCATCtgaagacaaaataaatatggctaaattttcaaataaatttgttcAGACAATGCATTGTTTTGCCTAAAAAGtgaattaaaaaagttattttcctCTCACCTTTCTTTCTTGTTCACGCCTTTTAAGATCATTGCTTTTTATCCACAATAACTTAAACTTTAGAAGTTTGGCCAGTAGTGGTAATGGGATTTCTTCATTGTTATCAAGTATGGTCTTTATAGATTCTGTTACTTCATAATGCTGAGGTACTTCTTTTGGTTTCTTTCCTTTTGGATTGCCAAGTTCTCTAACCTAGGTAggataaaaatacaacttataGTCAAATGTTTTCACACTAATTGCCATAACTTAtactattttttgtaattaccAAAATTAAGATGAAAGAAATTGATGTTGATTGGATTTACATGAGGCAAGACTGAAGTGTTTAAAATGTCTATCAGTATTGTTAATTCAGAATACTGCGGTgcttttattattgcaaaaaatgggACACAGTTATATTGTACGTATAATGGCAATAATCTAAActagaaatttgaaaatttttaaatgaattacacagggtttttctcaatatcacaaaattaaaaatcacattttagtctcaaatgacaaaatcgcaataataaatgcactcaataatttctgaatttacagtatgtacAATATCCTTACTTCATTTTCCAATGTTTCTCTGGTAGGATAAAAAATACAACTATTAAGTAAAATTTTACCACAATATTTGCACAAACTATTCTTTGTAATTACCAAAATAAGATGGTAGAAACTGATGATGTTTGGATTTACATGAGGCAAGACTAAAtgtgtttaaaatgtttattaatacGTATATTATCCTTACCTCATTTTCCAACGTTTCTCTGGAGAGAACACTGAACAATTTCCTGGAACCAGCTGCTACTGTTTCTCCTAAAATTTTAATCCAGGAATAATCGTCTACTTTGTTTCCTACTACAAATGTTACATTTGGCTTCCAGTTATCCTTAAATGTAGTAGATGAGAAAATGGTTATCAAGgcattctataaaatttgatcTTTTAGTTTAAATACTTTATGTAGCTTTGACAAATCCAGGAAAGAAACTGATAAAATAATTCACTGAAGATTTAATAGTTATTTTGTCCAGTTTTAGTATTTTGCACTTCACTGTAAACATTACATAAATATCAGCTAATGGGATGCACTTTAATGATAATCaggagatttggtatgattgctaattaCATGTACAACTACACATGTATCATCACATGTTCGGATGAAGTGgatgtacattttgtacctgatgtaagcaattataggcaataACACAGACtttgacaatgagaaaaaccaaTTCTGTATTGGCAACaaaagttttaacttaaaaaagatgaaacaatagacaactttcaTGATTGATGCATTTAcatcaaaaactttggtttaagtGAATATCATTTGTGGGTTAAGGGGCATCATCACTTCAGTACCAATGTTGAGCGATTGGTCGTAAAATTATGATGCTATATTGCATGAATAATTCAACAAATTAGCTctcattagggaattgtgattaagtaccaactgaacaaacattatttcttgtttatcctgcacaatgacaaTCACTAAGATGCTTGATGATTgttaatagtgcagggatacaggtgatcacctctatctggtaaatgacgccAGTAAGTCGCACATAATTGATGAGTTTTTTCGTGTGACAAAAAAACTTGAAAGTGGTCTtttcaatacaccttatcggtatttgtccgccattactggatatcacacaggttcccgtaaaattttgacgtcataatacaaaaaatctgacgccacaatggaaaagtgattgttgtatgcgtcaaaaggtcAAGCAGCCAAGTCCGGCAGAGTAGGGTAATAGCTATAAGGTGTATACACCCCTTTACAATACACCTTATCTTAtgtgttttctttcattttccaTTGTCAATGAGATTATGGATGAGCAATGTATGCAAGGATGACAATGACTTTATGTATCTCTAGGCATATATTTGTTAACCCTTATATTTATACACAGAGGCTTGTTCAACATGGTTATAAACACTGATAAAGAAGCGACCTTTCGGTtttaaatatagattaaccTCTTCAAAAACAGCTGCAAGTAATCCTGCTTCCCATTTAGCTGGTCCTCCTTGACCTCCTCCACTTTTAACTCTCTTCCCCGCCTTAGACatactgttttattttgaaaatcataaaataaagatgCTTTCCGCCATATCTGTTTGGAGGTTGCTAAGAATCTGCTTTTGCGCAACTCAGACTTCCGGTTACTTTTCTTTCCGTTCATTCGTAATTCTCTCGACTTACCCATAGATAAaaagtgatataaaaaaatgtcaggtcgtatttttcaaagaattacaaatgtattaagGAAACACCAATTAAAGAATTCTCTAAATTGGAAGACAACCTCTTTACGGAATATTGGAACAAGTAAAGAAACTGAAGCAGTTATGCTAAAGGACTTTGGTGATCCAAGAAAAGTTTTatcattagaaaaaatattagtacACAATCCCTCTGATGATGAAGTCTTGGTTAAAATGTTGATGGCACCAATAAATCCGTCTGATATTAACATGATTGAAGGGACATACCATATCAGACCAAAACTTCCTGCTATTGTAGGCAATGAAGGCGTAGGAGAAGTTGTTGAAATaggaaaaaaggttaaaaacatGAAAGCTGGTGACTGGGTGATTCCTGCTGAAGCTGCATGGGGCACATGGAGACAACATGCTGTGACGAAAGAAAATATGTTgctcaaaattgacaatgatataCCTTTATTGAGTGCAGCAACCATAATGGTTAATCCGTGCACTGCTTACCGTATGCTCAAAGATTATGTGAAGCTAGAAGCTGGGGATTTAGTTATTCAGAATGGAGCAAATAGTGCTGTTGGTCAGTGTGTTATACAGCTAGCTAAAGAATGGggtattaaaacattaaatataattagAGACAGGCCAGATTTGGAAAGTCTAAAGAGCCATTTGAATCAACTTGGTGCAACTCATGTTGTAACAGAGGAGTTTGTTCGAACACCAGAAATGAAAGAACTTATCAGCTCCTATAACCAAAAGCCCAAACTTGCTTTAAATTGTATTGGTGGGAAAAGTGCTACTGAACTTATAAGATTTCTTAAAGAAAAAGGTACTATAGTTACTTATGGGGGAATGTCTAAGAAACCACTGACAATTCCAACTGGTGCATTGATTTTTAAAGAAGTAAAAATAGTGGGATATTGGAATACACAATGGAACTTTGAACACAGAGACAGCGATGAGAAGAAAGACATGTATAAAAACCTATGTGATTTAATGAGAGATTGTAAACTTATACCTTC includes these proteins:
- the LOC134688261 gene encoding enoyl-[acyl-carrier-protein] reductase, mitochondrial-like; this encodes MSGRIFQRITNVLRKHQLKNSLNWKTTSLRNIGTSKETEAVMLKDFGDPRKVLSLEKILVHNPSDDEVLVKMLMAPINPSDINMIEGTYHIRPKLPAIVGNEGVGEVVEIGKKVKNMKAGDWVIPAEAAWGTWRQHAVTKENMLLKIDNDIPLLSAATIMVNPCTAYRMLKDYVKLEAGDLVIQNGANSAVGQCVIQLAKEWGIKTLNIIRDRPDLESLKSHLNQLGATHVVTEEFVRTPEMKELISSYNQKPKLALNCIGGKSATELIRFLKEKGTIVTYGGMSKKPLTIPTGALIFKEVKIVGYWNTQWNFEHRDSDEKKDMYKNLCDLMRDCKLIPSPSELVPFSNFQMAVDKSLEGFQNQKKVLVMQE